The following proteins are co-located in the Desulfoscipio sp. XC116 genome:
- a CDS encoding VWA domain-containing protein, with protein sequence MERSRYYQMHTDIIKTVNYLRKAGLRISPAEILDFCRALQIIELRKDDALTAALCTLAKDKQVQDTLVAAINTYLQYMAADNHLIIPPAVDARAALVSPPHLNHKIFFNRLQNIKDSIRQEIMRINEASISGSSGGDIIGVEAGVRYNTNRTNRQYKLAQRQTMPNRQGTSQNDTTTPGPSNLRQLDLAQADSEQLAEINKIITVMGRQLAAYKGYRKTPAPTGMIDMRRTVRQAAARGGMPVTLKKTQRVPGRPRISIICDLSGSMAPYSVFFLQLLLSLQHKFSKLKSFAFVDHIAEITDLAVTTSGAWNVVARTILRRSRISSTGFSNYGRVWEQFKNDYIHTLTPQTTLIILGDARNNWQPDGTEYLSIITGRCRRTVWLNPLPQISWSINDCIMDTYAPFCSLVLECRNAQQLSLAMKKIISRS encoded by the coding sequence TTGGAAAGGTCAAGGTATTATCAAATGCACACCGACATAATTAAGACAGTTAACTATTTACGTAAGGCCGGACTGCGCATTTCACCCGCAGAAATACTTGATTTCTGTCGCGCTTTGCAAATAATCGAACTGCGCAAGGATGATGCTCTGACTGCGGCCCTGTGTACCCTGGCCAAAGACAAACAGGTCCAAGATACTTTGGTTGCTGCCATCAATACTTATCTGCAGTATATGGCGGCGGATAATCATCTGATTATTCCACCGGCCGTCGATGCCCGAGCGGCACTGGTCAGCCCGCCCCATTTAAACCATAAGATTTTCTTTAACCGTTTACAGAATATTAAGGACAGTATCCGCCAGGAGATAATGCGAATTAACGAAGCAAGTATATCCGGCAGCTCCGGGGGCGATATCATAGGCGTCGAAGCCGGCGTTAGATATAACACCAACCGGACCAACCGGCAGTATAAATTAGCACAGCGCCAGACAATGCCTAACCGGCAGGGAACATCCCAAAACGACACAACCACCCCCGGGCCAAGCAACCTGCGGCAGCTGGATCTGGCCCAAGCCGACTCCGAACAATTAGCGGAAATAAATAAAATAATTACCGTCATGGGACGACAACTAGCTGCCTATAAAGGTTACAGAAAGACCCCCGCACCCACGGGTATGATCGATATGCGCCGCACTGTGCGGCAAGCAGCCGCCCGAGGGGGTATGCCGGTGACACTAAAAAAAACGCAGCGCGTACCCGGTAGACCCCGCATCAGCATCATATGCGACCTATCCGGCTCAATGGCACCGTACAGCGTCTTTTTTTTACAACTGCTGCTCAGCCTGCAGCACAAGTTTTCCAAGTTAAAGTCATTTGCCTTTGTTGATCACATCGCTGAAATAACGGACTTGGCCGTAACCACTTCGGGAGCTTGGAATGTTGTGGCCAGAACAATTTTACGAAGGTCTCGGATATCAAGCACCGGGTTTAGCAACTACGGGCGTGTGTGGGAGCAATTTAAAAATGATTATATACACACTCTAACACCGCAAACCACACTGATCATTCTGGGTGACGCCCGGAACAACTGGCAGCCGGACGGAACGGAATACCTAAGCATCATTACCGGCCGGTGCCGAAGAACGGTTTGGCTTAACCCCTTGCCCCAAATCAGTTGGTCAATTAATGATTGCATTATGGACACCTATGCGCCTTTTTGCTCACTGGTGTTGGAATGCCGCAATGCACAGCAGCTTTCCCTGGCTATGAAGAAAATAATATCCCGATCATAA
- a CDS encoding secondary thiamine-phosphate synthase enzyme YjbQ has protein sequence MANYHVLEIKSAKREQFIDITDDIRLLINKSKAAEGVCHIYVPHTTAGVTINEGHDPSVIYDILTHLNKLIPNSGGYTHLEGNSDAHIKTFLAGTGKTVLLSGGKPLLGTWQRIFFCEFDGPRKRKLFIKIISD, from the coding sequence ATGGCTAATTATCATGTACTGGAAATCAAGTCTGCCAAGCGGGAACAATTTATCGATATCACTGACGACATCCGCCTGCTGATTAATAAAAGCAAGGCAGCCGAAGGAGTATGCCATATTTATGTGCCGCATACCACCGCCGGTGTAACTATTAATGAAGGACACGATCCCAGCGTTATTTACGATATACTGACACACTTAAACAAGCTAATTCCCAATAGCGGCGGGTATACCCATCTGGAAGGAAATTCAGATGCCCATATTAAGACTTTCCTGGCCGGTACGGGCAAAACCGTGCTATTAAGCGGGGGTAAACCACTGCTGGGCACCTGGCAGCGTATATTCTTTTGCGAATTTGACGGCCCTCGCAAACGTAAACTGTTTATTAAAATTATCAGCGATTGA
- the nirJ1 gene encoding putative heme d1 biosynthesis radical SAM protein NirJ1, whose product MISVSRLLCGAKYYGDSLRYKHDAGCQRNGTTAGHGPVVVWNTTRTCNLRCLHCYSSSDDRIYDNELTTAEAKNFIDDLAAFKVPVILFSGGEPLLRHDFFALAGYARSKNIRCTLSTNGTLITPEVAAQIKDIGVSYVGISLDGIGDNNDRFRGRKGAFDAALSGIRACRAIGQRVGLRFTINRHNIDQLPDIFKLIEDEDIPRVCFYHLVYSGRGSKMINEDVSHTQTRRAMDLIMERTQDYHRRGLNKEILTVDNHADGIYIYLALQKADPARGERVRQLLTANGGNRSGIAIGAVDWFGNVYPDQFTRQHVLGNIREKSFADIWQNSSHPVLQGLKDRKPLLKERCADCRWLDMCNGNFRTRAEAVYGDFWAPDPACYLTDEEIGLAVRT is encoded by the coding sequence ATGATCAGTGTAAGCAGATTACTTTGCGGAGCCAAATATTACGGAGATTCCCTGCGTTATAAACATGACGCGGGCTGTCAGCGCAACGGAACAACGGCGGGGCATGGGCCGGTGGTGGTATGGAACACCACCCGTACCTGCAACTTAAGATGCCTGCACTGTTATTCCAGCTCCGACGACCGTATTTATGATAATGAGCTCACCACCGCCGAGGCCAAAAACTTTATTGATGATCTGGCCGCCTTTAAAGTGCCCGTAATACTTTTTTCGGGGGGCGAGCCTTTATTGCGCCATGATTTCTTTGCATTGGCCGGCTACGCCCGCAGTAAAAATATCCGCTGCACCCTTTCCACCAACGGCACATTAATCACCCCCGAGGTAGCCGCCCAGATCAAAGATATAGGCGTCAGCTACGTGGGCATCAGCCTGGACGGCATCGGTGACAATAACGACCGTTTTCGGGGCCGCAAAGGGGCTTTTGACGCCGCCTTAAGCGGAATTCGTGCTTGCCGGGCCATCGGCCAGCGAGTGGGTTTGCGGTTCACCATTAACCGCCATAACATTGATCAGCTGCCCGACATATTTAAATTAATCGAGGACGAAGATATACCCCGGGTATGCTTCTATCATCTGGTTTACAGCGGCCGGGGCAGTAAAATGATAAACGAAGATGTGAGCCACACCCAAACCCGGCGGGCTATGGACTTAATTATGGAACGTACCCAAGATTACCACCGCCGCGGTTTAAATAAGGAAATACTAACGGTGGACAACCATGCCGACGGCATCTATATTTATCTGGCCCTGCAAAAGGCCGACCCGGCTCGGGGGGAGCGGGTACGCCAATTGTTGACAGCCAACGGCGGCAACCGCTCGGGTATAGCCATCGGGGCAGTAGACTGGTTTGGCAACGTATACCCCGACCAGTTCACCCGCCAGCATGTGCTGGGCAATATCCGGGAAAAATCTTTTGCAGATATCTGGCAAAATTCAAGCCATCCCGTTTTGCAGGGTTTAAAAGACCGTAAACCACTGCTGAAAGAACGCTGTGCCGACTGCCGCTGGCTTGATATGTGCAACGGTAATTTCAGAACGCGAGCCGAAGCGGTATACGGTGATTTCTGGGCCCCCGATCCCGCCTGTTACCTGACTGATGAAGAAATAGGCCTTGCCGTAAGAACATAA
- the nirJ2 gene encoding putative heme d1 biosynthesis radical SAM protein NirJ2, producing the protein MLVSWNTTNACNLYCKHCYRDSGARAEEELNTAEGKKLIDDIARAGFKIMIFSGGEPLMRNDIYELIQYAADTGLRPVLGSNGTLITPEAAARLKNAGAMAVGISLDSTDPARHDDFRGSAGAWQGAVDGMRACREAGLPFQVHTTVMEWNNGEIEDLTDLSVSLGARGHHIFFMVPTGRAVNIEAETLRAEQYEQLLQRIMVKQSQVDIELKPTCAPQFMRIARQMGVNMRFSRGCLAGTAYCIIGPRGDVQPCAYLNIPLGNVRRIPFDHIWRENEVLQKLRTMEYSGGCGTCRYKKICGGCRARAYYYHGDYMAEEPWCLYHGRRGY; encoded by the coding sequence ATGCTGGTATCCTGGAACACCACCAACGCCTGTAACCTGTACTGCAAGCACTGCTACCGGGATTCGGGAGCCCGGGCGGAAGAGGAGCTTAATACGGCAGAAGGTAAAAAGCTGATTGACGATATAGCCCGGGCCGGTTTTAAGATCATGATTTTTAGCGGTGGCGAGCCGCTCATGCGGAACGATATTTATGAGCTGATTCAATACGCCGCTGACACCGGTCTCCGCCCCGTGCTGGGTTCCAATGGCACGCTGATCACCCCTGAAGCTGCCGCCCGATTGAAAAACGCGGGTGCTATGGCAGTGGGCATCAGTCTGGATAGTACCGACCCGGCCAGGCATGACGATTTTCGGGGCTCCGCCGGCGCTTGGCAAGGAGCGGTGGACGGTATGCGAGCCTGTCGGGAGGCCGGCCTGCCCTTTCAGGTGCATACCACAGTGATGGAGTGGAACAACGGCGAAATTGAAGATTTAACGGACTTGTCCGTGAGCTTAGGCGCCCGGGGCCACCATATTTTCTTTATGGTGCCCACCGGCCGAGCGGTTAATATTGAAGCCGAAACGCTGCGCGCAGAACAATATGAACAACTGCTGCAGCGTATTATGGTCAAGCAAAGCCAGGTGGATATAGAGCTTAAGCCAACCTGCGCGCCCCAATTCATGCGCATCGCCCGTCAAATGGGGGTAAACATGCGCTTTAGCCGCGGATGTCTGGCCGGGACGGCCTACTGCATTATCGGTCCCCGGGGTGATGTACAGCCCTGCGCTTATCTTAATATACCCCTGGGCAATGTGCGCCGGATCCCCTTTGACCATATTTGGCGCGAGAACGAAGTGCTGCAAAAGCTGCGCACTATGGAATACAGCGGTGGCTGCGGCACCTGCCGGTATAAAAAGATATGCGGCGGCTGCCGGGCCAGAGCTTATTATTACCACGGAGATTACATGGCCGAAGAACCGTGGTGTCTTTATCACGGAAGAAGGGGATATTAG
- the hemB gene encoding porphobilinogen synthase, with product MYFPVARPRRLRSSANMRRLVRENHLRVDDLIYPFFVTGGSNVQKPVESMPGVYNLSIDRLLTKVAAIQALGIPGILLFGIPDSKDAFGSGAYDAGGIVQQAVRAVKDKFPDLLVITDVCLCEYTDHGHCGIVHESQVLNDPTLELLARTAVSHAQSGADIVAPSDMMDGRVQAIRKALDAEGFANIPIMSYSVKYASAFYGPFREAAGSAPQFGDRKTYQMDPPNLREALREAEQDIAEGADIIIVKPAMAYMDVIAAVRGNFDSPLAAYNVSGEYSMLKAAARLGWIDERRTTLELLTGMKRAGADIIITYHAPDVARWLNE from the coding sequence ATGTATTTTCCGGTCGCCAGACCGCGCCGCCTTCGTTCCAGCGCCAATATGCGGCGACTGGTCAGGGAAAACCACTTGCGGGTGGATGATTTAATATATCCTTTTTTCGTCACCGGCGGCTCCAATGTGCAAAAACCCGTGGAGTCGATGCCCGGCGTATATAATTTATCCATCGACCGCTTGCTTACCAAGGTGGCCGCAATACAAGCGCTGGGCATCCCGGGCATATTGCTGTTCGGTATTCCGGATAGCAAGGACGCTTTTGGCAGCGGTGCTTATGATGCCGGCGGCATTGTCCAGCAAGCCGTGCGGGCAGTTAAGGATAAATTCCCCGACCTGCTGGTCATTACCGACGTTTGCCTGTGTGAGTACACCGATCACGGACACTGCGGCATTGTGCATGAATCTCAAGTTTTAAACGACCCCACCTTGGAACTGCTGGCCCGCACCGCTGTTTCTCACGCACAAAGCGGAGCAGACATCGTAGCGCCGTCGGATATGATGGACGGGCGAGTGCAGGCTATTAGAAAAGCCCTGGATGCGGAGGGGTTCGCCAATATCCCCATCATGTCTTACAGTGTTAAGTACGCTTCGGCTTTTTACGGTCCTTTTCGGGAAGCAGCCGGCTCCGCACCGCAATTCGGAGACCGCAAAACTTACCAGATGGACCCGCCCAACCTCAGGGAAGCCCTGCGGGAGGCAGAGCAAGATATTGCCGAAGGCGCCGATATAATTATTGTTAAGCCGGCTATGGCTTACATGGATGTAATTGCGGCAGTGCGTGGAAATTTTGATAGCCCGCTGGCGGCGTATAATGTCAGCGGTGAATATTCCATGCTTAAAGCCGCGGCCCGCCTGGGCTGGATCGACGAACGCAGAACCACCCTGGAATTGCTGACCGGCATGAAAAGGGCCGGGGCGGACATTATTATTACTTACCATGCCCCGGATGTGGCGCGCTGGTTAAACGAATAA
- a CDS encoding redox-sensing transcriptional repressor Rex: MKTLRVPEATVTRLSIYSRFLERLDRNGITTVSSGEIAEGVGVSPAQVRKDLAYFGEFGTRGVGYNVKDLMKYTLKILGLDQEWSLAIVGAGNLGFALCTYRGFNVRGFHISGVFDNDSTRIGKRIGDLMVQPLTQFPKIAQRENIRIGVIAVPTSAAQEVADTMVRNGVQAILNFAPVAINVPDEIEIRNVDLSVKLEILTFNLGFRAAQSL; encoded by the coding sequence TTGAAAACTTTACGGGTTCCGGAAGCAACTGTGACCAGACTGTCCATCTACTCCAGGTTCCTGGAAAGGTTGGACAGAAACGGTATTACCACGGTTTCGTCGGGTGAGATAGCCGAGGGAGTGGGGGTAAGTCCGGCCCAAGTCCGCAAGGATCTGGCGTATTTTGGCGAGTTCGGTACCCGGGGCGTGGGCTATAATGTCAAAGACTTGATGAAATATACACTTAAGATACTCGGTTTAGATCAAGAATGGTCACTGGCCATCGTGGGAGCCGGCAATCTGGGTTTTGCACTATGTACGTACCGGGGTTTCAACGTCCGGGGCTTTCATATATCCGGCGTGTTTGATAATGACTCTACCAGAATTGGTAAAAGAATCGGTGATCTGATGGTACAGCCCCTGACCCAGTTCCCTAAAATAGCCCAAAGGGAAAACATTCGCATCGGGGTAATTGCCGTACCCACCAGCGCAGCGCAAGAAGTGGCTGATACGATGGTTAGAAATGGTGTGCAGGCTATTTTGAACTTCGCCCCGGTAGCAATAAACGTACCTGATGAAATAGAAATACGCAATGTGGATTTGTCCGTCAAATTAGAAATACTAACCTTTAACCTGGGCTTTAGGGCTGCCCAAAGCCTATAA
- the cobA gene encoding uroporphyrinogen-III C-methyltransferase: MTNNKGTVYLIGAGPGDPGLLTVRGLECIRQADVIVYDRLAGPRLLEQRRPDAQCIFVGKKPDRHTLSQEEINQLLVDKALQGHTVARLKGGDPFLFGRGGEEAEELARHGIPFEIIPGVTSAIAVPAYAGIPVTHRDFTSTLAIITGNEDPTKENSNIQWSKIATGVGTLIFLMGMGNLPGITQKLTEHGRDPATPVALIRWGTRPEQKTLVGRLDNISQMALDQGFKNPAIIIVGEVVQLRDKLSWFENKPLFGKRILVTRSREQASSLSQAIYNLGGEPVEFPTIAIAPPEDSAPLENALARLPEYNWIIFTSVNGVNYFFDALRRLNGDIRNLKGLKICAIGPQTGKALQKMALQTAYIPTEYRAEAIVEGLKDQIAPGDRVLLPRADIARKILPEALSRLDARVDEVTAYRTVLGNGNAEVIRNMLAEDAIDLITFTSSSTVRNFITLLGTVSPGQLVKNAKVACIGPITAATARELGLPVHIEADTYTINGLLQAILNIQ, from the coding sequence ATGACAAATAACAAGGGAACGGTATATCTTATCGGTGCCGGACCGGGCGATCCGGGACTGCTCACGGTTAGAGGGTTGGAGTGCATCAGACAGGCCGACGTGATCGTCTATGACCGTTTGGCCGGGCCGCGGCTATTGGAGCAGCGCCGACCGGATGCACAGTGTATTTTTGTAGGTAAAAAACCTGACCGGCATACCCTATCTCAGGAGGAAATAAATCAACTGCTCGTGGACAAGGCTTTGCAAGGCCATACCGTAGCACGTTTAAAAGGAGGAGACCCCTTCCTATTTGGACGCGGCGGCGAGGAGGCCGAGGAACTGGCCCGCCACGGCATACCCTTTGAAATAATTCCCGGCGTTACCTCGGCTATTGCTGTGCCGGCTTACGCGGGCATACCGGTAACGCACAGGGATTTTACATCCACCTTGGCCATTATTACGGGTAATGAAGACCCTACCAAAGAAAATTCCAACATCCAGTGGTCCAAAATAGCCACCGGCGTGGGCACTTTGATATTTTTGATGGGCATGGGCAACTTACCGGGTATTACCCAAAAGCTAACGGAGCACGGTCGAGATCCTGCAACCCCCGTGGCACTGATCCGCTGGGGCACCCGCCCGGAACAAAAAACACTGGTGGGCCGGCTGGATAATATCTCGCAGATGGCTCTGGATCAGGGCTTTAAAAACCCGGCCATAATTATAGTGGGCGAAGTGGTGCAGCTGCGAGACAAATTAAGCTGGTTTGAGAATAAGCCATTGTTCGGTAAAAGAATACTGGTTACCCGCTCCCGGGAGCAGGCCAGTAGCTTATCCCAGGCTATTTATAACCTGGGCGGCGAACCGGTGGAGTTTCCTACCATTGCCATCGCTCCGCCCGAGGACAGCGCACCCCTGGAAAACGCCCTGGCCCGGTTGCCGGAGTATAACTGGATTATTTTTACCAGTGTAAACGGAGTTAACTATTTCTTCGATGCCCTACGCCGATTAAACGGCGATATCCGCAATTTAAAAGGTCTGAAAATATGCGCTATCGGACCGCAAACCGGTAAAGCACTGCAAAAAATGGCCCTGCAGACAGCTTACATACCCACGGAATACCGGGCCGAGGCCATCGTAGAGGGGCTAAAAGACCAGATAGCGCCAGGTGACCGGGTGTTGTTGCCCCGGGCTGACATAGCCAGGAAAATATTACCGGAGGCACTGTCCCGCCTGGACGCCCGGGTGGATGAAGTAACCGCTTACCGCACCGTGCTGGGGAACGGCAACGCAGAGGTCATTCGGAACATGCTGGCCGAAGATGCAATTGATTTAATTACCTTTACCAGTTCTTCAACGGTACGCAATTTTATCACCCTGCTGGGAACAGTATCTCCGGGGCAACTGGTAAAGAACGCTAAAGTAGCCTGCATTGGACCCATTACCGCGGCCACGGCCCGGGAATTAGGTCTGCCGGTGCATATTGAAGCGGACACATACACCATAAACGGACTGCTGCAAGCTATTTTAAATATACAATAA
- a CDS encoding Lrp/AsnC family transcriptional regulator, whose amino-acid sequence MLTELEKQIVRELQQGLPLVERPYLAIAQRIGLSENELMIKIKEMISNGMIRRFGAALRHQDLGYTANAMVVWDAPEERAADIGRQLAGFTEVTHCYQRPRRPGWPYTVFTVIHGHTQNQCKQLAAVMAEKVGVSNYKLLFSTTELKKSSMQYFID is encoded by the coding sequence ATGCTGACTGAACTGGAAAAACAAATTGTCAGGGAATTGCAGCAGGGCCTGCCCCTAGTGGAAAGACCATACTTGGCTATAGCCCAAAGAATTGGTCTGTCAGAAAATGAATTAATGATTAAAATAAAAGAAATGATAAGTAATGGCATGATTCGCCGTTTTGGGGCAGCCCTGCGCCACCAGGACCTGGGTTACACCGCCAATGCCATGGTGGTGTGGGACGCACCGGAAGAACGGGCCGCCGACATTGGGCGGCAGTTGGCCGGGTTTACCGAAGTAACTCACTGTTACCAGCGCCCCCGGCGGCCCGGCTGGCCATACACCGTATTTACCGTTATTCACGGACACACACAGAATCAATGTAAACAATTAGCTGCCGTAATGGCTGAAAAAGTGGGCGTAAGTAATTATAAACTATTGTTTAGCACTACCGAGCTAAAAAAGAGCAGCATGCAATATTTTATTGACTAG
- the hemL gene encoding glutamate-1-semialdehyde 2,1-aminomutase gives MHNGFNKSAQLYEEAARYIPGGVNSPVRAFKSVGKTPVFITKGEGAVLTDVDGNTYIDYVGSWGPLVLGHRHPEVVKALQNCLEIGTSFGAPTELETVLAKMIVDALPAMDMVRLVNSGTEAAMSAIRLARGYTNRNKIIKFAGCYHGHADFLLIKAGSGALTLGVPTSPGVPASTAEHTINAPFNDLETLQDIFCQVGEDIAAVIVEPVAGNMGVIPPAPGFLAGLRKLTARHGALLIIDEVMTGFRVAYGGAQVLYDVEPDITCLGKIIGGGLPVGAYAGKKEIMSAVAPAGPIYQAGTLSGNPLAVTAGIATLELLRRPGVYDTLERKSARLDRGLRQAAADAGLELTFNRVGSMLCTFFTNEPVTDFDSASQSDTKQFAEFFAGMLQKGVYLAPSQFEAAFMSLAHTDEQIDYTIEAARAVFKEIKK, from the coding sequence ATGCATAATGGATTTAACAAATCAGCACAATTGTATGAAGAAGCCGCAAGGTATATCCCCGGCGGCGTTAACAGCCCGGTGCGAGCCTTTAAATCCGTGGGTAAAACGCCTGTATTTATAACAAAAGGCGAGGGAGCCGTGCTAACCGACGTCGACGGCAATACATATATTGATTACGTGGGTTCCTGGGGCCCGCTGGTACTCGGCCACCGGCACCCGGAGGTAGTTAAAGCACTGCAAAATTGCCTGGAAATAGGCACCAGTTTTGGTGCCCCTACCGAGCTGGAAACCGTGTTGGCTAAAATGATTGTTGACGCTCTGCCCGCTATGGATATGGTCAGGCTGGTAAACTCGGGTACTGAGGCCGCCATGAGCGCCATCAGATTAGCCCGGGGCTACACCAACCGTAATAAAATTATCAAATTCGCCGGCTGCTACCACGGACACGCCGATTTTCTGTTAATCAAGGCGGGATCCGGTGCTTTAACCCTGGGCGTTCCCACAAGTCCGGGCGTACCCGCGAGCACGGCGGAACATACCATTAACGCGCCATTTAACGACCTGGAAACATTGCAGGATATTTTTTGTCAGGTGGGAGAAGATATTGCCGCGGTAATCGTGGAGCCGGTGGCCGGCAACATGGGGGTAATTCCCCCGGCGCCCGGTTTTCTGGCGGGTTTGCGTAAGCTAACTGCCCGGCACGGAGCCCTGCTCATTATAGACGAGGTAATGACAGGCTTTCGAGTGGCTTATGGCGGCGCCCAGGTACTGTATGACGTTGAGCCCGATATCACATGCCTGGGTAAAATAATCGGCGGGGGACTGCCCGTTGGCGCCTACGCAGGGAAAAAAGAAATTATGTCCGCGGTGGCCCCGGCCGGGCCAATCTACCAAGCCGGCACATTGTCGGGCAACCCGCTGGCGGTAACGGCCGGTATAGCCACACTGGAGCTGTTGCGCCGGCCGGGGGTTTACGACACTCTGGAACGAAAATCGGCCCGCCTGGATCGGGGCTTGCGGCAAGCAGCTGCGGATGCGGGGCTGGAGCTTACCTTTAACCGGGTGGGGTCCATGCTATGCACATTCTTCACCAATGAACCCGTAACCGATTTCGATTCGGCATCCCAGTCCGATACGAAACAGTTTGCCGAATTCTTTGCGGGCATGCTGCAGAAAGGCGTTTACCTGGCACCTTCCCAGTTTGAAGCTGCCTTTATGTCCTTGGCCCATACCGATGAACAAATCGACTATACCATCGAAGCCGCTCGAGCAGTATTTAAGGAAATAAAAAAGTAA
- a CDS encoding AsnC family transcriptional regulator, whose protein sequence is MSVDRIDKQLLNIIQSNFPVTERPYDMIGQKLGISEQNVLERLQRLRQAGIIRRLGGLFDSRKIGYTGTLCAMQVPEKDIDRVAQIINSYPGITHNYLRNHRYNMWFTLLAQTEQHIEGVLNEIRQKTGLTDILNLPAVNIFKVRVNFNLSEVQHAD, encoded by the coding sequence ATGAGTGTTGACCGAATCGATAAGCAGCTGCTAAACATTATTCAGTCCAACTTCCCCGTTACCGAGCGGCCCTACGATATGATTGGTCAAAAGCTCGGTATCAGTGAGCAAAATGTACTGGAAAGATTACAACGGCTGCGGCAAGCCGGCATTATCCGGCGACTGGGCGGGCTGTTTGATTCCCGTAAAATTGGTTATACGGGCACACTGTGTGCTATGCAAGTACCTGAAAAGGACATTGACCGGGTAGCCCAGATAATCAACAGCTATCCGGGTATTACCCATAACTACCTGCGCAACCACCGTTATAATATGTGGTTTACCTTGCTGGCTCAAACGGAACAACATATCGAAGGGGTTTTAAATGAAATAAGACAAAAAACCGGCCTGACGGATATATTAAACCTGCCGGCCGTCAATATCTTTAAAGTGCGCGTTAACTTTAACCTGTCCGAGGTGCAGCATGCTGACTGA
- a CDS encoding MoxR family ATPase, which yields MNRVNDFFKSVESVMDGLLTQKYIIDRRIATTVYLAGRLEKPLLIEGPAGVGKTGLAGAIAMAGQTELIRLQCYPGLDESKTLYEWNYQKQLLHIQMHGSDCDIFSTDFLLERPLLKAFRAKCPVVLLVDEIDKGEEELESFLLEALSEFQVSIPEFGLIRATHKPYVVITSNSTRELGDALKRRCLYLYLTYPDAAREQVILNLKVPGISRHLAGQIVDFVQRLRKMKIKKSPSITETIDWARTLLLLGRDRLDEQMVRHTLNVLLKYEEDIEQADRQAGGLLSSVAKSGSVAGEIDPDGSSNQSIVEKTCAAGLSSEITPDNCGPGQTEDPVLARFDF from the coding sequence ATGAATAGAGTTAATGATTTTTTTAAAAGTGTTGAAAGTGTCATGGATGGTTTGCTAACCCAGAAATATATTATAGATAGAAGGATTGCTACCACAGTCTATTTGGCCGGGCGGCTGGAGAAACCACTGCTGATTGAGGGTCCGGCCGGAGTGGGTAAAACCGGTCTGGCCGGTGCTATAGCGATGGCCGGGCAAACTGAACTGATCAGGCTGCAGTGCTACCCCGGATTGGATGAAAGTAAAACTCTTTATGAGTGGAACTATCAAAAACAGTTATTGCACATTCAAATGCATGGCAGCGATTGCGATATTTTTTCCACTGATTTTCTATTGGAAAGGCCTTTGCTTAAAGCTTTTCGGGCTAAATGTCCGGTAGTATTGCTGGTGGATGAGATAGATAAAGGTGAGGAAGAACTGGAAAGTTTTTTGTTGGAGGCATTATCGGAATTTCAGGTTAGTATACCCGAATTTGGACTTATCAGGGCGACACATAAACCTTATGTAGTGATTACCAGCAACAGTACAAGGGAATTGGGGGACGCGTTAAAGCGCAGGTGTTTATATCTTTACCTGACTTACCCTGATGCCGCTCGGGAACAAGTTATTTTAAATTTAAAGGTACCCGGTATATCGCGTCACCTGGCCGGACAAATCGTTGATTTTGTGCAAAGATTACGCAAAATGAAAATAAAAAAATCACCTAGTATCACCGAAACCATTGATTGGGCCAGGACATTGCTATTATTGGGTCGGGACAGGCTTGACGAGCAGATGGTCCGTCATACCTTAAATGTGCTGTTAAAGTATGAGGAAGATATTGAGCAGGCCGATCGGCAGGCAGGCGGTCTTCTGTCCTCGGTTGCGAAATCCGGGTCGGTGGCCGGCGAAATTGATCCGGATGGAAGCAGCAATCAATCGATAGTCGAGAAAACTTGTGCTGCCGGGCTTTCTTCTGAAATAACTCCGGATAATTGTGGGCCCGGACAAACAGAAGACCCCGTGTTGGCCAGATTTGACTTTTAA
- a CDS encoding 4Fe-4S binding protein: MAEKKKFKFNYVLDATKCMACAACEVECKFNGIYIDDTVNYAINLDNCTRCGKCFRACPSGAISKISNAA, translated from the coding sequence TTGGCTGAAAAGAAGAAGTTTAAGTTTAATTATGTTTTAGATGCCACTAAGTGCATGGCCTGTGCGGCCTGTGAAGTGGAATGCAAGTTTAACGGCATTTACATTGATGATACCGTAAACTACGCCATTAACCTTGACAATTGCACCCGTTGCGGAAAATGCTTCCGGGCGTGTCCCAGTGGAGCAATTTCCAAAATTTCAAATGCAGCCTAG